The Erigeron canadensis isolate Cc75 chromosome 1, C_canadensis_v1, whole genome shotgun sequence genome segment atgatatcaaaatatcttatgtTAAATGTTggtaatcactatagtaggtttagTGACTGTAATATCGACATgtcagaaaagacaaaagatgaccagaGTAATCCGAGAATTAACCATTAACTATAATATAATCAATTTCAACAAATAAgcctatagaatagctatttattaatgcataaaataacttttttaactagccgcacatcgcgcggggtaaaatatctAGTACTATATATTATACGTACCAGAAGATGCTGAGTGGAAAACGAAGACACGTATACATGAATAAGCACGTGTCAAGTTAGGGAAGAGACATAGAACGCCAACGTGTCAACACCTCATCTTCTCCACCTCCccaaagataataaaaaaagaaatctaACCTCTTCCATTCTTGGTTCCAGACCTTACCTTCCCTGATATAATCAACCCCGCTACAGACATACATCATTTTAGTACAACACCAGTTTGTTTTAATACGAATTATAGTTTAagttaaaagagttaatttaAACAAACATGAAGGTTCATGAAACAAGATCACATGATCATCATCCACCGGGCGATGATGATGAAAAAATTATCATGACACGGAAACAAAAGGCTGAAAAACAAGAGCAGCAACACTCAAACAAGAAACAGAAATCTGAAGAAAAACATAACGGCAATGCAAACAACAATAAATCTTTGCATGATGTGGTTATAGAGTTTGACAAGTTTTGTAAGACTACTAGCCAGCATCTAACCATTCAACAGATGCGAGAAATACTCGAAGCTAACAACACCGATACTTCGGGTTCTGATGATGATGCTGTCGTGCCTAAATGGTTAgtttttttcataaaagatACATTTAGACATACATTCATTATTCACATGCAtctagttgttttttttttttaattaaaaaattagcttCTTAGATATACATTCATTATTCACATGcctagttgtttttttttttaattaaaaaatcagCTTCTTAGGAATTTTATCTATGTGGTTGGTTCATGAGTTCACCCCAAATCGGTGGTGgtgtaactaaaaaaataagCCTCTTGAATACGAAAATAATGATCATGACTTCATGAGTATAAGAAAACTCGTATATATTACAGAGATTGGTATaagcataaaattttattatatgtttaaaaattgtATAACTTACAAGTGTAAAAAGTTgaactgtttttttttaaaaagaggtTCTGTATGTATAGCTAGGAAgaattgaattatatatgttgCTCTAGTTGATTAATACAGTAGTTACTCTGATTATGTTGCTTTAGTTGATTAAAGCAGTAATTTCTCTGATCAAGATATGATAATATAGCGTAAGTTGGGATTGGAtgaaagtttgtttttttttaaccagattagatttaatttgtattgtgtgtatatatgtactgCAGCCAAGATATGATGTTTTACGGGGCGCTAAGAGACTGTCCTGTTTGTGGGGGGAAGGTGGAGTATGATGGAATAAGTTATAGCTGCAAAGGATCTTACAGTGACTGGTCTACTTGCACCTACAGCACCAGAGACCATCCTCGATCGGACGAGCCTCTCAATTTCCCTGATTTCGTCCACAAATCCGCCATTTCTGATGtaatcttcatctctttttcAAATTGATGTACATATATTTGTGTTCCAAAAAAACTGGCCCAACCCCAACCATAGTTGTATTATATATGCTTGTGGTGTACTGGTGTCACTTCAGTATGCCCAGCTGGCAGTTGCTTATATAAATTTGGGCTAGTTATCTGAACTTATGTTGTGGCTATAAGCTGAATTAATAACAGACTAATAAGCAGTTTTGTGGTTTCTAGTTCTGCATCTAATTTAGTGTGTACAAATATGTAGTTGTTGCTAAAACATCAAGATCCTAAGGGGAGACCAAAGAGGGAGTTAAAGCCTACAGACAAGCCCTTTGCAGGAATGTTGATATCACTATCTGGTCGGCTCTCACGCACTCATGTAATGCCTTTCCTCCCCAAGTCATCTAATGCATATCTTTTGGCAACTctttaaatttcatattttgttttaCTGTTTATAATGATCTTCTCAGGAATATTTAAAGTCCCAAATTGAAAAGCACGGCGGAAAAGTAGCTAATCATGTTGTCGGTACTGACCATGTGAATATAACTGGAAATTATGTCTCTGTATTATAGATCAACAATTTATCTACTTAtctatatttgtttgttttgcaTCAGGGGTTAGCTGTTTAGTTGTGTCTCCATCTGAGCGAGATCAAGGAGGCTCATCGAAAGTTACAGAAGCATTGTTAGTAGTTCTTTCTGTTCCCATTAAATTCTTGTAGGTGTTGGCTATGTTTTCTGAGTGTCTATATACTTATTTGTAACTGGAATTCACTAAATTTGAACAGAGAACGTGGCATACCTGTGGTACGTGAAGCTTGGTTAGATGACAGTATTGAAAAGCAGGAACCACAACCACTGGATGCTTATGATGTTGTCAGTGATCTTACTGTTGATGGCAAAGGAATTCCATGGGATATGCAAGATCCAAGTCAAGAGGCCCTTGAATCTTTGAATGCTGAAGTAAGCCAAAGACATCCCTGCTCACAGTTTTCCGTATAACTTGGCCCTCTTCTTTAGTGAAAATGGCTTGTGCAGGTCAAAATGTATGGTAAAAGAGGGGTACATAAGGATAGCAAGCTAGACAAAGAAGGCGGTGTCATCTTTGAAAAGGATGGGATCTTGTACAACTGTGCGTTCTCTGTTAGTGATAGGGGCAGGAAAGTGAATGAGTTCTGCATTATGCAACTTATTATGGTGCCAGAGAACCGGTTGCATTTGTACTACAAAAAGGGCAAGGTTGGTGCTGATCCGAGAGCAGAAGAAAAAGTTGAAGAGTGGGACAACGTGGACAAGGCGATTGAGGAGTTCGCTAGACTGTTCGAGGAGCTAACAGGGAATGAATTCGAGCCATGGGAAAGAGAAAAGAAGATACAAAAGAAGCTTCAGAAGTTTTTCCCAATTGACATGGTGGGTTGTTCATTTTAAAAGACGAAATCGCAGAAAATATATGGTTTCTAAATGTGTTTCAATTTATGTAGGATGATGGATATGATGTAAGATATGGTGGCTTGGGTCTTAGGCAGCTAGGTGCAGCTGCAGCTCATTGCAAGCTTGATCCAATGGTAGCTAATTTCATGAAGGTCTTGTGTAGCCAAGAGATTTATAGGTATGCATTGATGGAGTTGGGACTTGATGTACCTGACCTGCCTATGGCAATGCTAACTGATCTTCATATAAAAAGATGTGAGTTCAGAGTTCAAAATGCACATACAAATTTTGATTGAATGTATGTTACAATCATTCCAAAAAGCTGCAATTTTACTAACGTTTGGGACTTCAGGCGAGGAGGTTTTACTAGAATTTGTGGAGAAACTAAAATCCACCAAGGAGAAGGAGCAGAGAGCTCGTGCTATATGGTCAGACTTCAGTCAGAGATGGTTCACGCTATTGCATTCTTCGAGGCCTTTCATCTTTAGAGACTATCAAGATCTTGCAGACCATGTAAGATATTAGTCAGATATAGCCAATTTGAACAGTTTAATCCATTTGAACACTTGTAACTAACATGCAAGATGATCGATGTTCATTGTTAGGGTGCATCTGTACTTGAAACGGTGAGGGACATAAATGTGGCCTCGCGAATTATAGAAGACATGAGTGGTGCAACCATTGATGACCCGTTGTTTGATCGGTACAAGAAGTTGGGGTGCTCCATTTCACCATTGGAGAAGGAATCAGATGACTATGGGATGATTCttaaatatgttgaaaaaaCTTACGAGCCTGTGAAAGTTGGAGAGATTGTAAGATCGATTTGCAGTATCTTCAGTTCAATTAATTGTCTAAATTTTGATTTCTCTTGATTGGGTTTGTGGTTTCAGAGCTATGGAGTGTCGGTGGAGAACATATTTCAGGTGGAAGTGAGTGCAGGGCCTTCATATGATGAAATTAAAAAGCTGCCAAATAAGGTTCTTCTGTGGTGTGGTAAGACTACTTCACAGAAAAATCATGCTCAGTCATATAAACCTTAGATCCAAAGATCATTCCTTTTAAGAAACTCAATTCCATGTAGGTACACGAAGTTCGAATCTAATGAGACATTTGCATAAAGGATTCTTGCCTGCAGTATGTTCACTGCCGGTTTCAGGATATATGGTATGGAGCATCTATTACTGCACTATGGTCTATGGGTATACTTGTGTGTGATGTGTTGCTAACTTTGTCATCTTACAGTTTGGTAAGGCGATCGTATGCTCTGATGCAGCTGCAGAAGCTGCTCGATATGGCTACACTGCTGTTGATCGGCCAGAGGGGTTTCTAGTTCTAGCTGTAGCTTCTCTGGGGGATAAGATTACAGAATTGACCTCTGCACCTGAGGTTAGAGTCTTCCTAACAGTGGTAAACAAGTGCTCGGGTTTATTAACAAATGGGACTAGTTTTGCAGGATACGAAGTCTCTAGAAGATAAGAAAGCTGGCGTGATGGGGTTAGGAAGGAAAAAAACCGATGAGAAAGATCATTTTGTTTGGAAAGACGATATCAAAGTCCCGTGTGGTAGCTTGGTTGCCTCTGATCATAGAGACAGTCCTCTTGAATACAATGAGTATGCTGTTTATGATCCTAATCAGGTGACTTTTTCAGTTCCCAAAAGAGTTTCTGAGTTTCGGTACTATGTGCAAGCTGAAGCTTATTGTTCTTTGGGTTGTTGCAGGTAATCATCAGGTTTCTGGTTGGAGTGAAATTTGAAGAACAAGATGTGGAGTATGAAGAAGCTGATCCTGCTGGTGCCGATGTGTCCGTGCAGTAAGATGGTTGATACGTAGAATGAATGACTAGTATAAGATGCAATGATGTTTATAAACCTTCTTTTGATATCTAGGTATGGAAGTGGTGATCAATGGTCTATTTTGCTGTAAAAATCATTGATGTCACcgtgtattttctatgaagactATGTATTATCGGATATATATGTACGTTGTACTTGGATctatgaaaattattatataatataatgtttgtatatatatatatatatccttggTATCAGTAGGAACAATGAGAAAATTGGAACTTGAACTTCTTGAATTCATTGTGTGTTTCTTTTACATTGTCTACATCAAAATCGATTAGAATCTATGTAACAAAGTGGGAATTACTAGACGTGTGTTGGCATATAAGTAGGCAAAAAATGTGTTATCTATGAATTACAACAGCGGGGAACTTGAACTTATCTGAAATGAAGGGTATGGCCTGTGGGTTGTTGACTAGATCTTCATACAGATCATACTCTGCTTGATAATCATGCAGACTGAGCTCGGTTTTCTGGTTCGTATGGTAATGGTGCTTAGCCGTATCCGACTTCCCAAAACCATATATACTGACCTTGTCACAAACGCCCAAGGCAAGCATAATCGCCTGCATACCCGACGAATAGTGAAACTCAGTCCCGCCATGTAAGCCACTCCACGACTCCAACTCCTTCCCGGTTTCCTTCAAAAAGCGCTTAACCGAATAATACTTGACGATCCGCATACATAACATATCTAGCGGCGGATCTGTGACCATCAAGGGCGCCTTGTAGGAGGAGTTACAAACCGCATAATCAAGAAAATGTATCGGTTGTGACATGTACATCATTATAGGCACTTTCTCGCCATACGGGTGACAAAAACAACCCCCTCGACGTGAACACAAATGCAAAATGTTACTATTCATAAACGAAAGACTCGTTTTCGACCCAACAAAACGCTCATACCCTCCGATTCTCGCATTGTTCAACCTAATCACGAAGTCATGTCTATCAATTTCTTCACCTCTATTACTTTTTAACAAAATCCCACTATTACCCACAACAGCACAACTCTTATACTTCACACCCTTTAAGGCGTTGACCAAATTTGACTTTGACAATACCTCAGAGTCAAACCTACGTTGACGCCACCAATCTTTTAAAACCCGCCGGAAATCCAACCGGAGTTGATGAAACTCCGGCGACCGGAGATCCATAGCACTGCCTCTAACATTCCTCACACCTATATCTAACCGGTACCTCCCAGCAGACAAAAAAGACCTCTGCCGGTTGGTCCTAAAGCTTAAGAAATCACCGTCCACCAACTGTTCGACGTTTTGCCTCAATGAAGCATCAGCTAAATCCACATCAGAAAACTTGAGTAAAGTCGCATTAAACAAAGAAGGAATGTGTTTTGTTTGGGATATAATAAATGGGTTTTGGTCTGGGTATGGGTCTCGTCCGGCGCCGGAGACAATTGCCCGGAAGAAAAGGGTGACAGCGGCGACGGCGAAAACGAAGATGACGCTGAATAAAGGGCGGATTGTGCGTTTTATGATCATGGTTTTATGTCGGCGAAAACTGAGTTTATAAATGGATCGGGATCGAGATTGAGTTTGGGTGTGTGATGATTATTTTTTGGAAAGTATAGTAGTATTGTAATTTGAAGTTAGTTGAATGTGCATATTTCGGTTGAATCTAGTTAGTGTGTCTGTGTGATTTGGATGTCGTTTTAATTAATCCATTAAtgaaatgtcttaatctaattATTGGTACAATTATTATACCTTTGGATGGTCCGTCGTTCATATTTTAATCCCTCACGACTCTCTCTTTGTTGCGACTTTACTTAGAAGGATCAAAATTGTAAATAATATTCCttagtaattaaaattaaaatagtggTATAACTATCATTTGACATTGTAAAACTAGTACATTATGagaaatcaatcaaaaatagtaaaatttgttctaaaaaaaatgtcGTTAAAGTAGAAATAGAGTCACCGACACGACGATGACGACAACGGTACTCAATATCGGCAAAAACCGGGGTAcgggggaggtatgatgtagacagaccttaaccctacacaaaggtagagaggctgatTCCCGGTCCACCAGAGTGGAAGGGACTTCCGgcccaaaagtgaaaaataaggTTAGATCTtaggggtgtaagaaatgaaccgaAAAACCGATCCGAACCACGTGatccgaaaccgaaaaaaccgaaacctgaaaaaaccgaaacccgaaaaaaccgaaaacaaaaaATCCGATgtataacggttcggttacggttttcaatattcattacccgcggttaaccgaaccgaaccaaataTTGATATGTActtacatataatcatatatatgcatatttacacatatatgtattgcatgaatacatcatttatatatctatttagctaaatttttgtatttattgcttaaaatatttacaattttactaactttctttcacaatctatgattagttttgaatattctaaataattttcttatatatatatacacactctttttaagaaaagttgttaattttgtttgaaatatttatcaaaaatattagtaatatcatataaattagtattttataaacaaatattagtaaaatagtaatatcaaaaatattataaataaatatatattacatctaattttgaattacttttttctaaaGTTATATTTATGCAATGCAAGTTTCTGTTTAAGAATATcatgatttactacttaaaatgtatttaagagtatcatgatttactacttaaaatgtatttattttaaaaatacattttaaatagtaaatcatgatactaaaatgtattttaaaaatacattttaaataGTAAATCATGATACTCTTAAATAGAAATTTGcattgtataaatataattttaaaaaaaagtaattcaaagttagatgtaatgtatatttatttataaaacaaaatattaatgtacttaaataactattatacatagaaaaattaattaatacgatataaattgattattgtaATTGAAAACCTAACTTTATATtaacataactttaataaatggttaaccgaaaataaaaccaaGATTAACCGATTTTTTCGGATAACCGATTTTCGGGTAACCAAaattaacggttcaaaatttctaactaactGAACCGGAACCGAAACCCAgttcaaaatttctagctaaccgaaccgtttacagccctaTTAGATCCAACATAGTATAAGTTATAACCGAAAGAGGAtaatctcgatctcaaactcCCAATCTCAAGCTCGATCCCACTCTAAAATCTAGGAATTTGTTACCGTTAcatgtatataaataacttgCAAAGGGTAATAAAgcttcattttttttccccaacACCCCACATGAATACATGATCATTGCAACAAAACCATAGCGACCGGCACAAAGCCCATGCTccaaacaaaatatttttttctgaaCCCTTTTGTTTAATTCAATACTCGAAAAGGACAAATGTCACAAATCTTCTTCACACCATGTCAccataaaaacattaaaaaccaTAATTAGGGCCTTTAGattataaaatatgtttgaaTTAGGTTATTAAGAAGTTTATATGAATAGGATAAGATTCATGTAAAAAccatataaattagaaaaatcatgagaacttctatattataactAGATGGTCATATGTAAATGATATTTGTGAacatatttgttcacatatgaactatcaagttatacttataattacttatgttcatATACGAATAATTCTCACAAAAATCTTACTCTATAtgaataataatacaaaattgATAATTAGGGGGAGGGATTATTGCGTGACCACACGATACCATTTAGGCATCTCGCCAAACACCGCCCCAACGTCGAGAGAACATGGGAGACGAGAGGGTAAGAGACGGAATCTGGCACCCCCATCTTCGCCGCTTTCTTTTGCTCTCTCTCCCTCTTAGGAAAATTGGGGGGAAGGTGTTTGAGAGGAAGAAAACATTCCTCGTTATGGACGAGGGAAAACGAGTGATGCAAAATTCAAATATTGATTGAAAAGATCAT includes the following:
- the LOC122585945 gene encoding protein ADP-ribosyltransferase PARP3 yields the protein MKVHETRSHDHHPPGDDDEKIIMTRKQKAEKQEQQHSNKKQKSEEKHNGNANNNKSLHDVVIEFDKFCKTTSQHLTIQQMREILEANNTDTSGSDDDAVVPKCQDMMFYGALRDCPVCGGKVEYDGISYSCKGSYSDWSTCTYSTRDHPRSDEPLNFPDFVHKSAISDLLLKHQDPKGRPKRELKPTDKPFAGMLISLSGRLSRTHEYLKSQIEKHGGKVANHVVGVSCLVVSPSERDQGGSSKVTEALERGIPVVREAWLDDSIEKQEPQPLDAYDVVSDLTVDGKGIPWDMQDPSQEALESLNAEVKMYGKRGVHKDSKLDKEGGVIFEKDGILYNCAFSVSDRGRKVNEFCIMQLIMVPENRLHLYYKKGKVGADPRAEEKVEEWDNVDKAIEEFARLFEELTGNEFEPWEREKKIQKKLQKFFPIDMDDGYDVRYGGLGLRQLGAAAAHCKLDPMVANFMKVLCSQEIYRYALMELGLDVPDLPMAMLTDLHIKRCEEVLLEFVEKLKSTKEKEQRARAIWSDFSQRWFTLLHSSRPFIFRDYQDLADHGASVLETVRDINVASRIIEDMSGATIDDPLFDRYKKLGCSISPLEKESDDYGMILKYVEKTYEPVKVGEISYGVSVENIFQVEVSAGPSYDEIKKLPNKVLLWCGTRSSNLMRHLHKGFLPAVCSLPVSGYMFGKAIVCSDAAAEAARYGYTAVDRPEGFLVLAVASLGDKITELTSAPEDTKSLEDKKAGVMGLGRKKTDEKDHFVWKDDIKVPCGSLVASDHRDSPLEYNEYAVYDPNQVIIRFLVGVKFEEQDVEYEEADPAGADVSVQ
- the LOC122582299 gene encoding beta-1,6-galactosyltransferase GALT29A-like; this encodes MIIKRTIRPLFSVIFVFAVAAVTLFFRAIVSGAGRDPYPDQNPFIISQTKHIPSLFNATLLKFSDVDLADASLRQNVEQLVDGDFLSFRTNRQRSFLSAGRYRLDIGVRNVRGSAMDLRSPEFHQLRLDFRRVLKDWWRQRRFDSEVLSKSNLVNALKGVKYKSCAVVGNSGILLKSNRGEEIDRHDFVIRLNNARIGGYERFVGSKTSLSFMNSNILHLCSRRGGCFCHPYGEKVPIMMYMSQPIHFLDYAVCNSSYKAPLMVTDPPLDMLCMRIVKYYSVKRFLKETGKELESWSGLHGGTEFHYSSGMQAIMLALGVCDKVSIYGFGKSDTAKHHYHTNQKTELSLHDYQAEYDLYEDLVNNPQAIPFISDKFKFPAVVIHR